The following are encoded together in the Coffea arabica cultivar ET-39 chromosome 1c, Coffea Arabica ET-39 HiFi, whole genome shotgun sequence genome:
- the LOC113728730 gene encoding protein SOSEKI 5-like isoform X1 gives MMFHVLFGSSCLPHPILNLCSLHLSVHTLQFSHRRTPPHSLNQTTISLTPTMDGTSRPARPTELQMPKRWKDRDTSPERTKVWTEPPNSKLKSSDRRVPVIYYLSRNGQLEHPHFMEVPLSSPDALYLKDVINRLNSLRGKGMASLYSWSCKSFCKFRSYKNGYVWHDLSENDFIYPAHGQEYILKGSEILDGAFITKSDETVMCSTAKLPAPPEGPLRVHSEEFPPVKAPRRRNQSWSSFDLHEYKVYTGESASRAAADASTQTDDKRRRRRAVREIEEVHEGENEEKSREESQRIVSSDEITEISPPPSDSSPETLETLMKADGRIILRSGAANEDPTAPASNSNYPPSGRSKASSVLMQLVSCGSIGFKACGPGQGKDHGFSLISHYKVRLPRGGGSNHVGKDAETESVGSLASGFGGRVKLEEKEYFSGSLIETKKDKFPALKRSSSFNADRSSKLDLGGVQEMEGSRENCKPMKQKEKGTILSRRRESSHDLSCSSGGSSTTSTLTSCGQHGTEEP, from the exons ATGATGTTTCATGTTTTGTTTGGTAGCTCTTGTCTGCCGCATCCTATTTTGAATCTTTGCTCCCTCCATCTCTCTGTCCACACTCTGCAGTTTTCACACCGCCGAACGCCACCCCATTCTTTAAACCAGACGACCATCTCCCT CACTCCGACAATGGATGGGACGTCAAGGCCGGCCAGGCCGACCGAGCTTCAAATGCCCAAGAGATGGAAAGATAGAGACACCAGCCCTGAACGGACCAAAGTCTGGACCGAGCCGCCCAACTCCAAGCTCAAGTCCTCCGACAGAAGAGTCCCCGTTATCTATTATCTTTCCCGAAACGGCCAGCTCGAACATCCCCATTTCATGGAGGTTCCTCTTTCCTCCCCCGATGCCCTCTATCTAAAag ATGTAATCAATCGCTTGAATTCCCTCCGTGGGAAAGGAATGGCTTCATTGTATTCCTGGTCTTGCAAAAG cttttGCAAATTCAGGAGTTATAAGAATGGATATGTGTGGCACGATTTATCGGAGAACGATTTTATATATCCAGCTCATGGACAAGAGTATATTCTCAAAGGATCGGAGATTCTGGACGGTGCATTTATAACGAAATCCGATGAAACAGTAATGTGTTCGACTGCGAAATTACCGGCGCCGCCGGAGGGTCCACTGCGAGTCCACAGCGAGGAATTCCCGCCGGTTAAAGCTCCGCGGAGGCGGAACCAGTCCTGGAGCTCCTTCGACCTCCACGAGTACAAGGTTTACACCGGCGAGTCCGCGTCACGCGCCGCAGCTGACGCCTCTACTCAAACCGACGACAAGCGACGTCGCCGGCGGGCAGTCAGAGAGATAGAAGAAGTTCACGAAGGAGAAAATGAGGAGAAAAGCAGAGAAGAGTCCCAGAGGATCGTCAGCTCTGATGAGATCACCGAGATCTCACCTCCGCCGTCGGATTCGAGTCCTGAAACGTTGGAGACATTGATGAAAGCGGACGGCAGGATAATCCTACGGTCGGGGGCGGCAAATGAGGATCCGACGGCGCCTGCTTCCAATAGTAATTATCCTCCTAGCGGGAGGAGCAAAGCGTCGTCGGTTTTGATGCAGCTGGTATCCTGCGGTTCGATTGGGTTTAAAGCCTGCGGGCCCGGCCAGGGAAAGGATCATGGATTTTCTCTAATTTCTCACTACAAGGTGAGGTTGCCACGTGGTGGGGGATCGAATCACGTGGGGAAGGACGCAGAGACGGAAAGCGTAGGGAGCTTGGCGTCCGGGTTTGGGGGGAGGGTAAAGTTGGAAGAAAAAGAGTATTTCAGTGGCAGCTTGATAGAGACAAAGAAGGACAAATTTCCAGCTCTGAAGAGATCTTCTTCCTTCAATGCAGATCG GAGCTCTAAATTGGATCTGGGAGGAGTACAAGAAATGGAGGGAAGCAGAGAAAATTGCAAACCAATgaagcaaaaggaaaagggtACTATTCTATCCCGGAGAAGGGAAAGCAGCCATGACCTCTCTTGCAGTAGTGGCGGTAGCAGTACTACTAGTACCCTCACTTCTTGTGGTCAACATGGTACAGAAGAACCTTAG
- the LOC113728730 gene encoding protein SOSEKI 5-like isoform X2 — protein MMFHVLFGSSCLPHPILNLCSLHLSVHTLQFSHRRTPPHSLNQTTISLTPTMDGTSRPARPTELQMPKRWKDRDTSPERTKVWTEPPNSKLKSSDRRVPVIYYLSRNGQLEHPHFMEVPLSSPDALYLKDVINRLNSLRGKGMASLYSWSCKRSYKNGYVWHDLSENDFIYPAHGQEYILKGSEILDGAFITKSDETVMCSTAKLPAPPEGPLRVHSEEFPPVKAPRRRNQSWSSFDLHEYKVYTGESASRAAADASTQTDDKRRRRRAVREIEEVHEGENEEKSREESQRIVSSDEITEISPPPSDSSPETLETLMKADGRIILRSGAANEDPTAPASNSNYPPSGRSKASSVLMQLVSCGSIGFKACGPGQGKDHGFSLISHYKVRLPRGGGSNHVGKDAETESVGSLASGFGGRVKLEEKEYFSGSLIETKKDKFPALKRSSSFNADRSSKLDLGGVQEMEGSRENCKPMKQKEKGTILSRRRESSHDLSCSSGGSSTTSTLTSCGQHGTEEP, from the exons ATGATGTTTCATGTTTTGTTTGGTAGCTCTTGTCTGCCGCATCCTATTTTGAATCTTTGCTCCCTCCATCTCTCTGTCCACACTCTGCAGTTTTCACACCGCCGAACGCCACCCCATTCTTTAAACCAGACGACCATCTCCCT CACTCCGACAATGGATGGGACGTCAAGGCCGGCCAGGCCGACCGAGCTTCAAATGCCCAAGAGATGGAAAGATAGAGACACCAGCCCTGAACGGACCAAAGTCTGGACCGAGCCGCCCAACTCCAAGCTCAAGTCCTCCGACAGAAGAGTCCCCGTTATCTATTATCTTTCCCGAAACGGCCAGCTCGAACATCCCCATTTCATGGAGGTTCCTCTTTCCTCCCCCGATGCCCTCTATCTAAAag ATGTAATCAATCGCTTGAATTCCCTCCGTGGGAAAGGAATGGCTTCATTGTATTCCTGGTCTTGCAAAAG GAGTTATAAGAATGGATATGTGTGGCACGATTTATCGGAGAACGATTTTATATATCCAGCTCATGGACAAGAGTATATTCTCAAAGGATCGGAGATTCTGGACGGTGCATTTATAACGAAATCCGATGAAACAGTAATGTGTTCGACTGCGAAATTACCGGCGCCGCCGGAGGGTCCACTGCGAGTCCACAGCGAGGAATTCCCGCCGGTTAAAGCTCCGCGGAGGCGGAACCAGTCCTGGAGCTCCTTCGACCTCCACGAGTACAAGGTTTACACCGGCGAGTCCGCGTCACGCGCCGCAGCTGACGCCTCTACTCAAACCGACGACAAGCGACGTCGCCGGCGGGCAGTCAGAGAGATAGAAGAAGTTCACGAAGGAGAAAATGAGGAGAAAAGCAGAGAAGAGTCCCAGAGGATCGTCAGCTCTGATGAGATCACCGAGATCTCACCTCCGCCGTCGGATTCGAGTCCTGAAACGTTGGAGACATTGATGAAAGCGGACGGCAGGATAATCCTACGGTCGGGGGCGGCAAATGAGGATCCGACGGCGCCTGCTTCCAATAGTAATTATCCTCCTAGCGGGAGGAGCAAAGCGTCGTCGGTTTTGATGCAGCTGGTATCCTGCGGTTCGATTGGGTTTAAAGCCTGCGGGCCCGGCCAGGGAAAGGATCATGGATTTTCTCTAATTTCTCACTACAAGGTGAGGTTGCCACGTGGTGGGGGATCGAATCACGTGGGGAAGGACGCAGAGACGGAAAGCGTAGGGAGCTTGGCGTCCGGGTTTGGGGGGAGGGTAAAGTTGGAAGAAAAAGAGTATTTCAGTGGCAGCTTGATAGAGACAAAGAAGGACAAATTTCCAGCTCTGAAGAGATCTTCTTCCTTCAATGCAGATCG GAGCTCTAAATTGGATCTGGGAGGAGTACAAGAAATGGAGGGAAGCAGAGAAAATTGCAAACCAATgaagcaaaaggaaaagggtACTATTCTATCCCGGAGAAGGGAAAGCAGCCATGACCTCTCTTGCAGTAGTGGCGGTAGCAGTACTACTAGTACCCTCACTTCTTGTGGTCAACATGGTACAGAAGAACCTTAG
- the LOC113728730 gene encoding protein SOSEKI 5-like isoform X3 — MDGTSRPARPTELQMPKRWKDRDTSPERTKVWTEPPNSKLKSSDRRVPVIYYLSRNGQLEHPHFMEVPLSSPDALYLKDVINRLNSLRGKGMASLYSWSCKSFCKFRSYKNGYVWHDLSENDFIYPAHGQEYILKGSEILDGAFITKSDETVMCSTAKLPAPPEGPLRVHSEEFPPVKAPRRRNQSWSSFDLHEYKVYTGESASRAAADASTQTDDKRRRRRAVREIEEVHEGENEEKSREESQRIVSSDEITEISPPPSDSSPETLETLMKADGRIILRSGAANEDPTAPASNSNYPPSGRSKASSVLMQLVSCGSIGFKACGPGQGKDHGFSLISHYKVRLPRGGGSNHVGKDAETESVGSLASGFGGRVKLEEKEYFSGSLIETKKDKFPALKRSSSFNADRSSKLDLGGVQEMEGSRENCKPMKQKEKGTILSRRRESSHDLSCSSGGSSTTSTLTSCGQHGTEEP; from the exons ATGGATGGGACGTCAAGGCCGGCCAGGCCGACCGAGCTTCAAATGCCCAAGAGATGGAAAGATAGAGACACCAGCCCTGAACGGACCAAAGTCTGGACCGAGCCGCCCAACTCCAAGCTCAAGTCCTCCGACAGAAGAGTCCCCGTTATCTATTATCTTTCCCGAAACGGCCAGCTCGAACATCCCCATTTCATGGAGGTTCCTCTTTCCTCCCCCGATGCCCTCTATCTAAAag ATGTAATCAATCGCTTGAATTCCCTCCGTGGGAAAGGAATGGCTTCATTGTATTCCTGGTCTTGCAAAAG cttttGCAAATTCAGGAGTTATAAGAATGGATATGTGTGGCACGATTTATCGGAGAACGATTTTATATATCCAGCTCATGGACAAGAGTATATTCTCAAAGGATCGGAGATTCTGGACGGTGCATTTATAACGAAATCCGATGAAACAGTAATGTGTTCGACTGCGAAATTACCGGCGCCGCCGGAGGGTCCACTGCGAGTCCACAGCGAGGAATTCCCGCCGGTTAAAGCTCCGCGGAGGCGGAACCAGTCCTGGAGCTCCTTCGACCTCCACGAGTACAAGGTTTACACCGGCGAGTCCGCGTCACGCGCCGCAGCTGACGCCTCTACTCAAACCGACGACAAGCGACGTCGCCGGCGGGCAGTCAGAGAGATAGAAGAAGTTCACGAAGGAGAAAATGAGGAGAAAAGCAGAGAAGAGTCCCAGAGGATCGTCAGCTCTGATGAGATCACCGAGATCTCACCTCCGCCGTCGGATTCGAGTCCTGAAACGTTGGAGACATTGATGAAAGCGGACGGCAGGATAATCCTACGGTCGGGGGCGGCAAATGAGGATCCGACGGCGCCTGCTTCCAATAGTAATTATCCTCCTAGCGGGAGGAGCAAAGCGTCGTCGGTTTTGATGCAGCTGGTATCCTGCGGTTCGATTGGGTTTAAAGCCTGCGGGCCCGGCCAGGGAAAGGATCATGGATTTTCTCTAATTTCTCACTACAAGGTGAGGTTGCCACGTGGTGGGGGATCGAATCACGTGGGGAAGGACGCAGAGACGGAAAGCGTAGGGAGCTTGGCGTCCGGGTTTGGGGGGAGGGTAAAGTTGGAAGAAAAAGAGTATTTCAGTGGCAGCTTGATAGAGACAAAGAAGGACAAATTTCCAGCTCTGAAGAGATCTTCTTCCTTCAATGCAGATCG GAGCTCTAAATTGGATCTGGGAGGAGTACAAGAAATGGAGGGAAGCAGAGAAAATTGCAAACCAATgaagcaaaaggaaaagggtACTATTCTATCCCGGAGAAGGGAAAGCAGCCATGACCTCTCTTGCAGTAGTGGCGGTAGCAGTACTACTAGTACCCTCACTTCTTGTGGTCAACATGGTACAGAAGAACCTTAG